In Styela clava chromosome 10, kaStyClav1.hap1.2, whole genome shotgun sequence, the sequence TTTCTATGAAAATCAGTTATGACTAGGAAATAtgttaattcaattttttgaccTAATTACGACAATAATGTAAATTCGGAAAGTAAATTTTAGTCAGTATCCACTAGAAGTAAAAAGAATCTTATATTATACCTAATCAAGAACTCCAACAGTATACATGCCTGTGTAAGTGACTGTTGAACTTAACTTCGTTTAGGGGAATAGTATGTAGCACTTATTATAAAATCACTATTTTTTCCATGTTCagttataaaaatcaaaaaatatccACGGGAAACTGATAAACAAAATCTACGACAAGCAACCAATTTAGTAGACAAAATTTTACACTTTCTTGACTATACTTACCATTTTTCTAGTTTCTATTTCACCcagtttaattgttttttttttaaatataccaaGTCTTGGGATTCTGTCTAAAAGTTTGATGATAATAATACATTTACCATTGTTGTCTCTTACGTATATGTACGTCTGCGTCATTTAGAGTATAACAGACGTaaatatctgaacaaaatttattcgaaGTTAAATTTGAGTGACTCAACAACAGCAAACTAACTTTAGGCATGCCtggattttataaaatattagagGGAAATATTAGAGATTATTGATATATCCATTGACAATAACAAATCTCTATTTAAAGGCAATATGAAACTACTTGCTGTACGCAGCCTCGGAAATGATTCATATTGCTATGACGCCAGATAACTGGAACGTACGTTTATTTTTGTATAGTAGTCCTTGCATCGATTAATGACcaatttcattgttttgaagTCTATTATTAAATACGGTTCTGTCAGTGGTCTACCCCGGATCTCGTTGAGTGGCATTCCATGATTTGAAAATTACGAGGTCATGATATGACGCCAGACTTGATTTTTCAAATACGCATAATACATATCATTGCCGTTATGGACAAATACCGATGCAAATCGAGCAATGTTACAGGTTTCTTCTGGTTTGTGCATATATATACCCTTAATTGGGCACTTAATTTTTTCCTAtgtctcaaatatttttctgtttcttttaagATATCTGCTTCAACGTAGCAGATTTTTCCTAATTATAATGAGACAGAAGCATTAACAAAGCCTGCTTCATGGTCTCAGCCTATGTACGACACCTCTCTATCAACTGGCGAAGTGCAGCCCAGCAATTCGCAGGAATATGAAAAATAGGTatgattttatttgaaatgataaaaacgataaaataacatttcccaaacttttgaatatataattacAATGAAATTTATTCTAAGAAGTTCTAGCAGGCCAACGCCTTGAGTAATGCTTCTCCCGCCATCTGAGAACACATCTAAATCATAAAAAGAAAGCCATATGAGAtgataattttataatataatactAAAGTTGTATTAATTTCAAGCATACATGTGAAATTACCTGCATCCTCTAATCAACCTTTTCGTCATAacgaatatttttgagtttcttCTTGCTTCGAAGCTATAAATAGCTTCAATAGGCTGAATTCGGTATTTTCTTAAAGAAAGAAATGATTGTGTTCGTGGGTTTTGACATCGGGTCATGCAGGTGGCATGCATAAAAACACTCGGAAATAAATTATCGCATTCAATCCTAAAAAAATATCGTAAGAAACGATTAAATGAACATGTTTGAATactatgtaaaatattttgtctGTCCAAAGCAGAGTTTCCCAAGCTGGAGTCTTCGGACACCTGTAGCTTTGCGACAGTTGCGATATGATAAGAGTCTGAATGATCTTCAATGATTGATTTCATAAAAAAGCCATTGCATCTTTTTAGTTGAGGGTTGCGGAAAAATATCACCGGCTATTAGAAaaggaaattaattttttttgcctttTGCAACGACCTACATGTGTAaggcagcattttcagctcttaccaatttgatgacaaaatactGGACGAGACTTGATGTAGAGTCggagtttgcttgtcacaaattgcgccaggaattgataaattgtgcagtgaaaagcaaGCGTATCCGTCACATAAATGCCGTTTGCATTGTTTTGTTgtgaatgaaacattatccttcctcGTCGGTCAGGCACAAGAATTAATACGACATATAATGGGGAACCGCCATAGATAAGATTCACAAACAGGGGTCCGCGCCtagaaagtttgggaaaccctggtcTAAAGAATGTCCGTTTGTTTACTTACATAAATACACGAAAAATACATAGAAAATGTATCTTTATGAAACTATATACTGGAATGCGACTGATTGGCTCTGAAATTGATATGATAACCATATACTCACCATTTTAAGTTAAATGGAGCGAGACCATTATTTATCATTTCGTTGCTAATGATTCTGCAGTTGAACTGTTTTGCGAATTCTgacctaaataaataaaatactgaaattgaaagataaaaaaaaatatcatgcaGATAATCAACAATAGCAAGTAGTGATAAACGAACTCTGACAATCTCAGATACTCACTCAGGATCGTAAGCATTCGCATTTGACTTCAGATGGTTAAACGTCATATACAAAATCAATACCAAAACCtggtaataaaaaaatgtttaaatattacaaattgtTGATCATATTACCACTGGTTTCTTAACTatttgggatattttagaatGTACTCTCAGTTCATGAATTTCCTTCCAATACCTACTTTTATCTACAAATCAATATAGAATGCTGATAGTTCGTCAACAAACATTTGATGAAATTTAACTCCCATATTAGTTGCACAAAGCACGAAAGAGTTGCTTCATAAACAAATAGTAAAACCTCTTGCTCATCTGTATCAGCATGATATTACACTTATTGTTACAAAGTTTATAAAGTAAATTTAGTAGAACGATTACACCAGTGTTTTTAAGTACAAATATACATAATATTATAGTATGTAATTAAGCACTTTGCAATAGTATTGGGTCCAACTCTGTTGGCCTCGAATACTATAAATTCTAGATTACATGTCCATGACATCAGTCGGAATGCACTACAACAGATAGGCGTGTGCATAATATCTGCAAAAATgtcggcgcttcagaagtatgtgtaccaatatggaggtaactaattttgttcgcctactttagaTCAAGTTATGTagagggactgaagcctatgggcggGGGCTATATTCCCTTGGCTTACACAGACATGTCccaaactcgtgatagaactaaaataaagaaaatcggaataaaattatggcctaaccctaaactggtacacatactacgggtgtGCCAAAATGCCATTGTACACCCCATTACTATATTTCTTATTGTTTGGTTCCTCGACAGGCAATTGATTTAGCTTTTCAATTAATAATAACCTAATTTGATGCATTTTGTCTAAACAAATCTACAATCCTTAGAGTATTACCTTATGTTCCCCGCATGCCATCAAAAGCGTATATGTCTAAAACTGCTACACTTCcaaatatgaaattcattaATCAGAAACGTTCTGTAACCAAATCACATGTACTACAACAGAATCATTTTGATTCATTATGTTTCATGAAACTGTCGGTTCTTTCCaacctaaaaatattattatttggttgaaactgaaatatttttcgaGGGACCCTCAGGTTATGGAAAC encodes:
- the LOC120337101 gene encoding uncharacterized protein LOC120337101 encodes the protein MTFNHLKSNANAYDPESEFAKQFNCRIISNEMINNGLAPFNLKWIECDNLFPSVFMHATCMTRCQNPRTQSFLSLRKYRIQPIEAIYSFEARRNSKIFVMTKRLIRGCRCVLRWREKHYSRRWPARTS